One genomic segment of Alicycliphilus denitrificans K601 includes these proteins:
- a CDS encoding nitroreductase encodes MTAQNADVDTLRRLIFGRATCRAYLSDPVPEDVIRSIADVARGTASWCNTQPWDLVVTSGESTGWFRDALMEQARQHPALDSDFPFPEEYRGVYLDRRRRSGLQLYEALGIARGDKERRNAQSFENFRLFGAPHVAIVTVPQELGTYGAVDAGGFVGTFLLSAQAHGVATTPQAALAMQSGFIRRYFGMPEGRKVVCGISFGYADTAHPVNGYRTERAGVDDFLRLV; translated from the coding sequence ATGACCGCGCAGAACGCCGATGTCGATACGCTGCGGCGCCTGATCTTCGGGCGCGCCACCTGCCGCGCCTACCTGAGCGACCCCGTGCCCGAGGACGTGATCCGCAGCATCGCGGATGTGGCGCGCGGCACCGCCTCGTGGTGCAACACCCAGCCCTGGGACCTGGTGGTCACCTCGGGCGAGAGCACCGGCTGGTTCCGCGACGCGCTGATGGAGCAGGCGCGCCAGCACCCCGCGCTGGATTCCGACTTCCCGTTCCCCGAGGAATACCGGGGCGTGTACCTCGACCGCCGCCGCCGCTCGGGCCTGCAGCTCTACGAGGCGCTGGGCATCGCCCGGGGCGACAAGGAGCGGCGCAACGCCCAGTCGTTCGAGAACTTCCGCCTGTTCGGCGCGCCGCACGTGGCCATCGTCACCGTGCCGCAGGAGCTGGGCACCTACGGCGCCGTGGACGCGGGCGGCTTCGTCGGCACCTTCCTGCTATCGGCCCAGGCCCACGGCGTGGCCACCACGCCGCAGGCGGCGCTGGCCATGCAGTCGGGCTTCATACGCCGGTACTTCGGCATGCCCGAGGGGCGCAAGGTGGTGTGCGGCATCTCCTTCGGCTACGCCGACACGGCGCACCCGGTGAACGGCTACCGCACCGAGCGCGCCGGGGTGGACGACTTCCTGCGGCTGGTGTGA
- a CDS encoding enoyl-CoA hydratase/isomerase family protein produces the protein MDTLLIDEPAPQVRRLTLNRPERMNALDGPTLQALHDAARDCAAAGDAVKVLVIRGSGRAFCAGNDLKWLAGGVLADRAAHMRHQDLMQATFECLESAPQIVLASVNGYALAGGFELALACDLIIADDAAELGDEHIRRDLLPSGGGSQRLPRRLGLQRALLHLVTGRRMTGREAAAQGLAAQAVPSGLLESATLQLAQEIAQADALALASMKQMARRALELPLRDGLQYERWMQHRYRTQSGALEAGVQDFAAKN, from the coding sequence ATGGACACGCTGCTGATCGACGAGCCCGCGCCGCAGGTGCGCCGCCTCACGCTCAACCGCCCCGAGCGCATGAACGCGCTCGACGGCCCCACGCTGCAGGCGCTGCACGACGCGGCGCGCGACTGCGCGGCGGCGGGCGACGCCGTAAAGGTGCTCGTCATCCGGGGCAGCGGGCGCGCCTTCTGCGCGGGCAACGACCTGAAATGGCTGGCCGGCGGCGTGCTGGCCGACCGCGCCGCGCACATGCGCCACCAGGACCTGATGCAGGCCACCTTCGAGTGCCTGGAGTCCGCGCCGCAGATCGTGCTGGCCAGCGTCAACGGCTATGCCCTGGCGGGCGGCTTCGAGCTCGCGCTGGCCTGCGACCTGATCATCGCCGACGACGCGGCCGAGCTCGGCGACGAGCACATCCGCCGCGACCTGCTGCCCAGCGGCGGCGGCTCGCAGCGGCTGCCGCGCCGCCTGGGCCTGCAGCGCGCGCTGCTGCACCTCGTCACCGGCCGGCGCATGACGGGGCGCGAGGCGGCGGCCCAGGGCCTGGCCGCGCAGGCCGTGCCCTCGGGCCTGCTCGAATCGGCCACGCTGCAGCTCGCGCAGGAGATCGCCCAGGCCGACGCGCTGGCGCTGGCCTCCATGAAGCAGATGGCACGCCGCGCGCTGGAACTGCCGCTGCGGGACGGCCTGCAGTACGAGCGCTGGATGCAGCACCGCTACCGCACGCAGTCGGGCGCGCTGGAGGCGGGCGTGCAGGATTTCGCCGCGAAGAACTGA
- a CDS encoding ABC transporter substrate-binding protein, translating into MRNTFRLPATLIQAAGAAALLAMAPLCAAETIKLGLSIPLSGSGANWGKGSEWMCAKAAQEVNAQGGVKVKGQAHQFECVGYDNKYNAAEGAKVAQALVARDEVKFVAGSIGVAPARALQSLTERRNVLLFTAAWGNSMKGPKFPLTFSQMNSPNEISEPLITHVKKLHPGVKTVVLLNPNDATGQETEKVAKAAWEKNGVKVLVSDWYERGTSEFQPIAAKLHAAKPDVVDLASTPPADAGLIFKELKALGWNGVKVVEVGTGADGLLATGKDAVEGAYLGAAVSVDSMTPQQKALDEGVRKATGESVNAIQIGFYDAVWAIKAAMEKAQSIDPAEVAKAMPTVRFKSFYGETGFGGKDVYGSDQQMRLPVIITKLVGTSLQEVGRVQK; encoded by the coding sequence ATGCGAAACACGTTCCGCCTGCCGGCAACGCTCATCCAGGCCGCCGGCGCCGCCGCGCTGCTGGCCATGGCCCCCCTGTGCGCGGCCGAGACGATCAAGCTCGGCCTGTCCATCCCGCTGTCCGGCTCGGGCGCCAACTGGGGCAAGGGCTCGGAGTGGATGTGCGCCAAGGCCGCGCAGGAGGTCAATGCGCAGGGCGGCGTCAAGGTCAAAGGCCAGGCGCACCAGTTCGAGTGCGTGGGCTATGACAACAAGTACAACGCCGCCGAGGGCGCCAAGGTGGCGCAGGCACTGGTGGCGCGCGACGAGGTGAAGTTCGTGGCCGGCAGCATCGGCGTGGCGCCGGCGCGCGCACTGCAGTCGCTGACCGAGCGGCGCAATGTGCTGCTGTTCACGGCCGCCTGGGGCAACAGCATGAAGGGGCCCAAGTTCCCGCTGACCTTCTCGCAAATGAACTCGCCCAACGAGATCTCCGAGCCGCTCATCACCCACGTGAAGAAGCTGCACCCTGGCGTGAAGACCGTGGTGCTGCTCAACCCCAACGACGCCACCGGCCAGGAGACCGAGAAGGTCGCCAAGGCCGCGTGGGAGAAGAACGGCGTGAAAGTGCTGGTGAGCGACTGGTACGAGCGCGGCACCAGCGAGTTCCAGCCCATCGCCGCGAAGCTCCACGCGGCCAAGCCGGACGTGGTGGACCTGGCCTCCACCCCGCCGGCCGATGCGGGCCTGATCTTCAAGGAGCTCAAGGCACTGGGCTGGAATGGTGTGAAAGTGGTCGAGGTGGGCACGGGCGCCGACGGGCTGCTGGCCACCGGCAAGGACGCGGTGGAAGGCGCCTACCTGGGCGCCGCCGTGAGCGTGGACAGCATGACGCCGCAGCAGAAGGCCCTGGATGAAGGCGTGCGCAAGGCCACGGGCGAGAGCGTCAACGCCATCCAGATCGGTTTCTACGACGCCGTATGGGCCATCAAGGCCGCGATGGAGAAGGCACAGAGCATCGATCCGGCCGAGGTCGCCAAGGCCATGCCCACGGTGAGGTTCAAGTCCTTCTACGGCGAGACGGGGTTCGGCGGCAAGGATGTCTACGGCAGCGACCAGCAGATGCGCCTGCCGGTCATCATCACCAAGCTGGTCGGTACCAGCCTGCAGGAAGTGGGCCGGGTGCAGAAGTAA
- a CDS encoding branched-chain amino acid ABC transporter permease, with protein MQDVVQLLFTALQISAVYILFSLGLTIIFGVLKVVNFAHGQFFTFGALVLSLVLRALAPSLGHGWAAYLLAGLAGLAACLFAGLVVYQFGFKRLERDMIGSFILSAGLVLLFEGIMLEVFGGAVRPVPALLEGNVRLLGLTVSSQRLVLLAFAVLLTAAIIVLLQRTRFGKALRAVSIDHEAAMLQGVAYRQIALYGFLMATAVAAIAGMLIAPLAAVTPTLGDSYLVKGFIAVVVGGMGSIVGAIVGSVLIALLESFVGFYFDPSLANLAIFVIVMVVLLVRPKGFFGND; from the coding sequence ATGCAGGACGTCGTCCAACTGCTGTTCACGGCGCTGCAGATCAGCGCCGTCTACATCCTTTTCTCGCTTGGCCTGACCATCATCTTCGGCGTGCTGAAGGTGGTGAACTTCGCGCACGGGCAGTTCTTCACCTTCGGCGCGCTGGTGCTGTCGCTGGTCCTCCGCGCGCTGGCGCCCAGCCTGGGGCATGGCTGGGCGGCCTACCTGCTGGCGGGGCTGGCGGGGCTGGCGGCCTGCCTCTTCGCGGGACTGGTGGTCTACCAGTTCGGCTTCAAGCGGCTGGAGCGCGACATGATCGGCTCCTTCATCCTCTCGGCGGGCCTCGTGCTGCTGTTCGAGGGGATCATGCTGGAGGTCTTCGGCGGCGCGGTGCGGCCCGTGCCCGCGCTGCTGGAGGGCAACGTGCGGCTGCTGGGCCTCACCGTGTCCAGCCAGCGGCTGGTGCTGCTGGCGTTCGCCGTGCTGCTCACGGCGGCCATCATCGTGCTACTGCAGCGCACGCGCTTCGGCAAGGCGCTGCGCGCCGTCTCCATCGACCACGAGGCCGCCATGCTGCAGGGCGTGGCCTACCGGCAGATCGCGCTGTACGGCTTTTTGATGGCGACGGCGGTGGCCGCCATCGCGGGCATGCTGATCGCGCCGCTGGCCGCCGTCACGCCCACGCTGGGCGACTCGTACCTCGTCAAGGGCTTCATCGCCGTGGTGGTGGGGGGCATGGGCAGCATCGTCGGCGCCATCGTGGGCAGCGTGCTGATCGCGCTGCTGGAGTCGTTCGTGGGGTTCTACTTCGACCCGTCGCTCGCCAACCTGGCGATCTTCGTGATCGTCATGGTCGTGCTGCTGGTCCGGCCGAAAGGGTTCTTCGGAAATGACTGA
- a CDS encoding branched-chain amino acid ABC transporter permease: MTEHKDSIGIAAIGCVLLACVALGSGYVGSLMVWMALAAALAASLRFVLLIGELNFASAAFYGLGAYCTGTIANTADWPFAATLALSSLLALAVSIVFGGITLKVKGPYFLLIGFAFTEAMRILYTRTEALGGNSGLVGIFPPAWLDPYYQYFATALCFALILGMLAIERSHLGKIFVAIRDNENVVRSVGNRVFLAKVACFAIASAVAGLVGSLHAYANNVISPLDFGFMLSTFALAYLKVGGEDSPLGPVIGAVLLVGIASWAQSMGGSEHILYGLAIVLSVLFMPKGLMGLLERLRAGRGGR, translated from the coding sequence ATGACTGAACACAAGGATTCGATCGGCATCGCGGCCATCGGCTGCGTGCTGCTGGCCTGCGTGGCCCTGGGCAGCGGCTACGTGGGCAGCCTGATGGTGTGGATGGCCCTGGCGGCGGCGCTGGCCGCCAGCCTGCGCTTCGTGCTGCTGATCGGCGAGCTGAACTTCGCCTCCGCCGCGTTCTACGGGCTGGGCGCCTATTGCACCGGCACCATCGCCAACACGGCGGACTGGCCGTTCGCGGCCACGCTCGCGCTCAGCAGCCTGCTGGCGCTGGCGGTGAGCATCGTGTTCGGCGGCATCACGCTCAAGGTGAAGGGGCCGTACTTCCTGCTCATCGGCTTCGCGTTCACCGAGGCGATGCGCATCCTCTACACGCGCACCGAGGCGCTGGGCGGCAACTCGGGCCTGGTGGGCATCTTCCCGCCCGCGTGGCTCGATCCGTACTACCAGTACTTCGCCACCGCGCTGTGCTTCGCGCTCATCCTGGGCATGCTGGCCATCGAGCGATCGCACCTGGGCAAGATCTTCGTCGCCATCCGCGACAACGAGAACGTGGTGCGCAGCGTGGGCAACCGCGTGTTCCTCGCCAAGGTGGCGTGCTTCGCCATCGCCTCGGCGGTGGCGGGGCTCGTAGGCTCGCTGCACGCGTATGCCAACAACGTCATCAGCCCGCTCGACTTCGGCTTCATGCTCTCGACCTTCGCGCTCGCTTACCTCAAGGTGGGCGGGGAGGACAGCCCGCTCGGCCCCGTGATCGGCGCGGTGCTGCTGGTCGGCATCGCCAGCTGGGCGCAGAGCATGGGCGGCAGCGAGCACATCCTGTATGGCCTGGCCATCGTGCTGTCGGTGCTGTTCATGCCCAAGGGGCTGATGGGCCTGCTAGAGCGGCTGCGCGCCGGGCGGGGAGGGCGCTGA
- a CDS encoding ABC transporter ATP-binding protein: MADGKTLLSGRNLSKQFKGLLAVSGVDIDIRRGEIVGLIGPNGAGKSTTFNLLSGFLAPTTGTLTIAGADMTGASPERISQQGLVRTFQHGSYLPTMTVRDNVLIGALGGTRNGRVARGEQERVIAQAIALFGLSDHANAVAKNLPHGLQRLLSMAIAFAARPQLICYDEPLTGLNQTEVAETLKVYRRLKSEHGMSMLLVEHNMRAVMAICDRIYVLHHGEIIFTGTPDEVKTSDAVLKAYLGEAHDL, translated from the coding sequence ATGGCGGATGGCAAGACCCTTCTGTCGGGCCGCAACCTGTCCAAGCAGTTCAAGGGGCTGCTGGCCGTCTCGGGCGTGGACATCGACATCCGGCGCGGCGAGATCGTGGGCCTGATCGGCCCCAACGGCGCGGGCAAGAGCACCACGTTCAACCTCTTGAGCGGATTTCTCGCGCCCACCACCGGCACGTTGACGATCGCCGGGGCCGACATGACCGGCGCGAGCCCCGAGCGCATCAGCCAGCAGGGCCTGGTGCGCACCTTCCAGCACGGCAGCTACCTGCCCACGATGACGGTGCGCGACAACGTGCTCATCGGCGCCCTGGGCGGCACGCGCAACGGCCGCGTGGCGCGCGGCGAGCAGGAGCGGGTGATCGCGCAGGCCATCGCGCTGTTCGGCCTGTCCGACCACGCGAACGCGGTGGCGAAGAACCTGCCGCACGGGCTGCAGCGCCTGCTGAGCATGGCCATCGCCTTCGCCGCGCGCCCGCAGCTCATCTGCTACGACGAGCCGCTCACCGGCCTGAACCAGACCGAGGTGGCCGAGACGCTCAAGGTCTACCGCCGGCTGAAGTCGGAGCACGGCATGTCCATGCTGCTCGTGGAGCACAACATGCGCGCCGTGATGGCCATCTGCGACCGCATCTACGTGCTGCACCACGGCGAGATCATCTTCACCGGAACGCCCGACGAAGTGAAGACGAGCGACGCGGTGCTCAAGGCCTACCTGGGGGAAGCGCATGACCTCTGA
- a CDS encoding ABC transporter ATP-binding protein, whose protein sequence is MTSEHTLAVRDLTVHYGAVPAVTGVSMEVKGGSIVSLIGANGAGKSTLIKAITGLVKVRSGEVTLGGKPLTNRAPNVILDHGIALVPEGRRLFGGMTVRENLEMGAYRIRDAARQAELLDTCLRYFPDLKAKLASDASSLSGGQQQMVAVARALMSAPSVLLLDEPTIGLAPAFVNVISAVVRDVNRQGVTVLLVEQNAEVALRVSHHAYVLESGRVVKHGPSDVFLHDPDIKKAYLGL, encoded by the coding sequence ATGACCTCTGAACACACCCTGGCCGTGCGCGACCTCACCGTCCACTACGGCGCGGTGCCCGCCGTCACCGGCGTGAGCATGGAAGTCAAGGGCGGCAGCATCGTCAGCCTGATCGGCGCCAACGGCGCGGGCAAGTCCACGCTGATCAAGGCCATCACGGGCCTGGTGAAGGTGCGCTCGGGCGAGGTCACGCTGGGCGGCAAGCCGCTCACCAACCGCGCGCCCAACGTCATCCTCGATCACGGCATCGCCCTGGTGCCCGAGGGGCGGCGCCTGTTCGGCGGTATGACGGTGCGCGAGAACCTGGAGATGGGCGCCTACCGCATCCGCGACGCGGCACGGCAGGCCGAGCTGCTCGACACCTGCTTGCGCTATTTCCCCGACCTGAAGGCCAAGCTGGCCAGCGACGCCAGTTCCCTGAGTGGCGGCCAGCAGCAGATGGTGGCCGTGGCGCGCGCGCTGATGAGCGCGCCCAGCGTGCTGCTGCTGGACGAGCCGACCATCGGCCTCGCGCCCGCGTTCGTCAACGTCATCAGCGCCGTGGTGCGCGACGTGAACCGCCAGGGCGTGACCGTGCTGCTGGTGGAGCAGAACGCCGAGGTGGCGCTGCGCGTGAGCCACCACGCCTACGTGCTGGAGTCGGGCAGGGTGGTCAAGCACGGGCCATCCGACGTGTTCCTGCACGACCCTGACATCAAGAAGGCGTACCTGGGGCTTTAG
- a CDS encoding FAD-dependent oxidoreductase yields the protein MSLYKRVFSPIRIGGVEVPNRIVRTAHATRLAHRYVNDDLIAYHLERAKGGAGLSIIESTSVHPSSTFSLSAADDGAIAPMRRLVDAIAPSGMKLFTQLWHGGYTDPAADGGLPWAVTALPGRYSVAPPIPMTTGQIGELVDAYGQAAARMQAAGLDGVEVLAGAGYLFSQFFSPVLNQRQDEYGGSFDNRIRALLETLRAIRAATSPGFALGVRLGASTDERILSTADVNAIALRAQAEGLIDFVNITHGDYYFHVERYAGMDRPVGYQLPASERVGQGLTVPRIIVGRYATLDDAEQALKEGQADMVNIVRGMIADPMLVAKARAGRGTEVRPCIGCNQGCIGGVFTGRMRCAVNPVVGDEARLAEDRIVPAPSPRKVLVVGGGVAGMEAARTARLMGHRVTLIEATSGLGGLLNQARHLPKLHLIGDIALWLEGEIYRLGVDVRLSTYVEAGEVLAENPDVVIVATGSQPTEASGFRQTADPAAGLRIAPGARVLTSLDLCMAGAGDYGKTAIVFDDIGHYEAIGCCEALIASGAEVTYVTRHLMFAPAVEGTGRTQAALQRFHRSGRFRVLTQSALVSIDQGSAEVRPLYGDTPENVSADTVVLVGYRQSQNEIWQALQGRVPQLHIVGDALSARDIQPAIREGHLAARSIA from the coding sequence GTGAGCCTCTACAAGCGTGTTTTCTCGCCGATCCGCATTGGCGGCGTCGAGGTGCCCAACCGCATCGTGCGCACCGCGCATGCGACGCGCCTGGCGCACCGCTACGTCAACGACGACCTGATCGCCTACCACCTGGAGCGGGCGAAGGGGGGCGCGGGGCTGTCCATCATCGAGAGCACCTCGGTCCACCCCTCCTCCACCTTCTCGCTGAGCGCGGCCGACGACGGCGCGATCGCGCCGATGCGGCGGCTGGTGGACGCCATCGCGCCCTCCGGCATGAAGCTGTTCACGCAGCTATGGCACGGCGGCTACACCGACCCCGCGGCCGACGGCGGCCTGCCCTGGGCGGTGACGGCGCTGCCGGGGCGCTATTCGGTGGCGCCGCCGATCCCCATGACCACCGGCCAGATCGGCGAACTGGTCGATGCCTACGGCCAGGCCGCGGCCCGCATGCAGGCGGCGGGCCTGGACGGCGTGGAGGTGCTGGCGGGCGCGGGCTACCTGTTCTCGCAGTTCTTCTCGCCGGTGCTCAACCAGCGCCAGGATGAATACGGCGGCAGCTTCGACAACCGCATCCGCGCGCTGCTGGAGACGCTGCGCGCCATCCGCGCGGCCACCTCGCCCGGGTTCGCGCTGGGCGTGCGCCTGGGCGCCAGCACCGACGAGCGCATCCTGTCCACGGCGGACGTGAACGCCATCGCCCTGCGCGCCCAGGCCGAGGGGCTGATCGACTTCGTGAACATCACGCACGGCGACTACTACTTCCACGTGGAGCGCTACGCGGGCATGGACCGCCCCGTGGGCTACCAGTTGCCGGCCAGCGAGCGCGTGGGCCAGGGGCTCACCGTGCCGCGCATCATCGTGGGCCGCTACGCCACGCTGGACGACGCCGAGCAGGCGCTCAAGGAAGGCCAGGCCGACATGGTCAACATCGTGCGCGGCATGATCGCCGACCCGATGCTGGTCGCGAAGGCGCGCGCGGGCCGCGGCACCGAGGTGCGCCCCTGCATCGGCTGCAACCAGGGCTGCATCGGCGGCGTGTTCACGGGCCGCATGCGCTGCGCGGTGAACCCCGTGGTCGGCGACGAGGCCCGGCTGGCCGAGGACCGGATCGTCCCCGCCCCAAGCCCGCGCAAGGTGCTGGTGGTGGGCGGCGGCGTGGCCGGCATGGAGGCCGCGCGCACGGCCCGGCTCATGGGGCACCGCGTCACGCTGATCGAGGCCACGTCCGGCCTGGGCGGGTTGCTGAACCAGGCCAGGCACCTGCCCAAGCTGCACCTGATCGGCGACATCGCCCTGTGGCTGGAGGGCGAGATCTACCGCCTGGGCGTCGACGTGCGGCTGTCCACCTACGTGGAGGCCGGCGAGGTGCTGGCCGAGAACCCCGACGTGGTCATCGTGGCCACCGGCTCGCAGCCCACCGAGGCGAGCGGCTTTCGCCAGACGGCGGACCCGGCCGCCGGGTTGCGCATCGCGCCGGGCGCGCGCGTGCTGACCTCGCTCGACCTGTGCATGGCGGGCGCAGGCGACTACGGCAAGACCGCCATCGTGTTCGACGACATAGGCCACTACGAGGCCATCGGCTGCTGCGAGGCGCTGATCGCCAGCGGCGCCGAAGTGACCTACGTGACCCGCCATCTGATGTTCGCCCCCGCCGTGGAGGGCACGGGGCGCACGCAGGCGGCGCTGCAGCGCTTTCACAGGTCCGGCAGGTTCCGCGTCCTCACGCAGTCCGCGCTGGTGTCCATCGATCAAGGCAGTGCCGAGGTCCGGCCGCTGTATGGCGACACGCCAGAGAACGTGTCCGCCGACACGGTGGTGCTGGTGGGCTACCGCCAGTCGCAAAACGAGATCTGGCAAGCCTTGCAGGGGCGCGTTCCGCAGCTGCACATCGTGGGCGACGCGCTGTCCGCGCGCGACATCCAGCCCGCGATCCGCGAAGGCCACCTCGCGGCGCGATCCATTGCCTGA
- a CDS encoding SDR family oxidoreductase, translating to MDMELTGRRVLVTGASQGIGEGLAKAFAAEGCHLALVARSADKLEALAAGLRAAHGVRVDVLALDMTQAGAVEEIMAFAGDADVLVNNAGAIPGGNLWDVDAQAWRKGWELKVFGYIDLTRALYPRMKARGGGVILNNIGNGGQNPDFNYIAGSTGNAALMAFTCALGGRSLEDGIRVVGVNPGPVATERIAKVLKSHAARLLGDEARSGELMAGYPLGRAATVAEVADLFVYLASPRSSYTSGTIVTVDGGITSRRSVA from the coding sequence ATGGACATGGAACTGACAGGCAGGCGCGTGCTGGTCACCGGCGCGTCGCAAGGCATCGGCGAGGGGCTGGCGAAGGCCTTCGCCGCCGAGGGCTGCCACCTGGCGCTGGTGGCGCGCTCGGCGGACAAGCTCGAAGCCCTGGCCGCCGGCCTGCGCGCCGCGCACGGCGTGCGCGTGGACGTGCTGGCGCTGGACATGACGCAGGCCGGCGCGGTCGAGGAGATCATGGCCTTCGCGGGCGATGCCGATGTGCTGGTGAACAACGCAGGCGCCATTCCAGGCGGCAACCTGTGGGACGTGGACGCGCAAGCCTGGCGCAAGGGCTGGGAGCTGAAGGTGTTCGGCTACATCGACCTCACGCGCGCCCTGTACCCGCGCATGAAGGCGCGCGGCGGCGGCGTGATCCTGAACAACATCGGCAACGGCGGCCAGAACCCCGACTTCAACTACATCGCGGGCTCCACCGGCAATGCCGCGCTCATGGCCTTCACCTGCGCCCTGGGCGGGCGCAGCCTGGAGGACGGCATCCGCGTGGTGGGCGTGAACCCCGGCCCGGTGGCCACGGAGCGCATCGCCAAGGTGCTCAAAAGCCACGCGGCCCGGCTGCTAGGCGACGAGGCGCGCTCGGGCGAACTGATGGCGGGCTACCCGCTGGGCCGCGCCGCCACGGTGGCGGAGGTGGCGGACCTGTTCGTCTACCTGGCCTCGCCGCGCTCCAGCTACACCAGCGGCACCATCGTCACGGTGGATGGCGGCATCACGTCCAGGCGGTCGGTAGCGTGA
- a CDS encoding MmgE/PrpD family protein, whose amino-acid sequence METIIEQLAGFSAGTRFEELPAPVVHEVKRLVLDSIGCAFAAVEHPKGRIGIEYGRMVAGQGNAAIIGTPHRASVLGAAIANGELINALDMDAVVPPGHVTPYVLPGALAIGETSDASGRDLIRAVAVAHEMSWRFGKAMDYLRDMKDGQLDTPKVFGFSSTIFGATAAIGMLQRQSAETLADSLSIAGYISPVQSMMAFFHHAPSTTIKYTMAAALVQAAMMAAHMGLLRHRGDVQLLDDAEHGYARFIGTRRWEPARITDDLGKRWGFIDEQIYKLYPHCRILHGPLDCLIGIVEQHDIRPEEIDGIDLLVEGFVEKPTWLTQDIQHVHDGQFSIAHGMAMGAHRLKPGRDWQDPRHVFSPSVLALMKKVRHRAHPDYVKELSSHASARPSRVEVKARGQTFAAETLYPKGSPSPDPDNLISTTELIAKFHHNAEGVVPRRTADAIVNAVMDLDRECDVSMLMTLTTHTSA is encoded by the coding sequence ATGGAAACGATTATCGAACAGTTGGCAGGTTTCAGCGCCGGCACGCGCTTCGAGGAGCTGCCCGCCCCGGTGGTTCATGAAGTCAAGCGGCTGGTGCTCGACTCCATCGGCTGCGCCTTCGCGGCGGTGGAGCACCCCAAGGGCCGCATCGGCATCGAATATGGCCGCATGGTCGCGGGCCAGGGCAACGCCGCCATCATCGGCACGCCGCACCGCGCCTCGGTGCTGGGCGCGGCCATCGCCAACGGCGAACTCATCAACGCGCTGGACATGGACGCCGTGGTGCCGCCAGGCCACGTGACGCCCTACGTGCTGCCGGGCGCGCTCGCCATCGGCGAGACCTCCGATGCTTCGGGCCGCGACCTCATCCGCGCGGTGGCGGTGGCGCACGAGATGTCGTGGCGCTTCGGCAAGGCCATGGACTACCTGCGCGACATGAAGGACGGGCAGCTCGACACGCCGAAGGTGTTCGGCTTCAGCAGCACCATCTTCGGCGCCACGGCGGCCATCGGCATGCTGCAGCGCCAGAGCGCCGAGACGCTGGCGGACTCGCTGAGCATCGCCGGCTACATCTCGCCCGTGCAGTCGATGATGGCCTTCTTCCACCACGCGCCCAGCACCACCATCAAGTACACCATGGCCGCCGCCTTGGTGCAGGCGGCCATGATGGCCGCGCACATGGGGCTGCTGCGCCACCGGGGCGACGTGCAGCTGCTGGACGATGCCGAGCACGGCTACGCGCGCTTCATCGGCACCAGGCGCTGGGAACCCGCGCGCATCACCGACGACCTGGGCAAGCGCTGGGGCTTCATCGACGAGCAGATCTACAAGCTCTACCCGCACTGCCGCATCCTGCACGGCCCGCTGGACTGCCTGATCGGCATCGTGGAGCAGCACGACATCCGCCCCGAGGAAATCGACGGCATCGACCTGCTGGTGGAAGGCTTCGTGGAAAAGCCCACCTGGCTGACGCAGGACATCCAGCACGTGCACGACGGCCAGTTCAGCATCGCCCACGGCATGGCCATGGGCGCGCACCGCCTCAAGCCGGGCCGCGACTGGCAGGACCCCAGGCATGTGTTCAGCCCCTCCGTGCTCGCGCTGATGAAGAAGGTTCGGCACCGCGCGCATCCGGACTATGTGAAGGAACTCTCGTCCCACGCATCGGCCCGCCCCTCGCGCGTGGAGGTGAAGGCACGCGGCCAGACCTTCGCGGCCGAGACCCTCTACCCCAAGGGCAGCCCGTCGCCCGACCCCGACAACCTGATCTCCACCACCGAACTGATCGCCAAGTTCCACCACAACGCCGAGGGCGTGGTGCCGCGCCGCACAGCGGACGCGATCGTCAACGCGGTGATGGACCTGGACCGCGAATGCGACGTGTCGATGCTGATGACGTTGACGACGCACACCTCCGCATAA